In a single window of the Centroberyx gerrardi isolate f3 chromosome 17, fCenGer3.hap1.cur.20231027, whole genome shotgun sequence genome:
- the syne3 gene encoding nesprin-3, which produces MTQQEQQEFRESLEAALSWMQAVQERLRANDNTQGPRDALEARLRETEKIHESEHEGRVKMDMVLVAAEVLLQSGDEELRNHTHAKLKDLKTLWEETCTYIIHCHSRIEWVWLHWTEYLKAYEEFELWLTRQQRSLDARVELQLGVKEKLWQVDQQRVVVSDIHGQATLLERLLDEAAALHNRTQDPSVEPEAQERLQEAYNDVRDRAEERLSLLQKIAEEHQMYQGCVQRFQSWLLTKTKELTDLVEREDTAENRLKALQALDDSVASEEKTLQHIEGVAEAVRTNTSPAGAEVVVEEAEELRLGWQRLRQGLCEVGEGLRFSLDSHSQYLTRCHRLGDGIGRLTVLLQGLDRELEEGRDAGDRGDRTEEQMVGQWRKYTGVRNTLSAEESEVEHLKAQLKELFRFSEDSRHLSDDVLAVVKEHQSVKCRVTRLCSESETGLRKILQDPLLVFAQWSHTVSQVLEASAEVTDFSHIAMLVQNIERLLKRSVQLQERLSLLQVKGDLLASVFGPERMDGLQGELSSSIRNRELLHTQLLQRKSRLQGLISRTKDFGDAYESIRSKLTVLRDRLVAADNLQPDILAKKSQSDQLRVMQKDLEDCEAHITALETLVSSSPTNRTQFERLYADWKLLYKTVRVKVNESEESIADHESFHDSLLNVEKWLMIMRQKLESFHSPAGEWSVDNRQHEAERALGEFPEKELQLQQMEAQGLGVLERTSEEGRVHILRDMKRLRESWLALHNLSLNLYRLLNSSTEQPDSDRWRVRGLAGDDTALTAELRLGEEDSQIMGGDSVNQRGGQPEYNPAGGHRAWADQSSGPGRGRGLEGEAEEAGMTVNVGDRASYGQVGWIQGHAKGHLRLVGQDEHLSLSPSRTAEGSGRSFGEDEVDSSAWSGHIHSVSKDPAADGSPESGRSIVAGDSGHLTGERRGVAVTTKVGYSEGGEEAGEGLSQGGGAFTLFRRDPAKQQSTLSAQHITASAGQYEARRREFDAWLCRENELLSGVLSTKGGTLSTKGLKIRQDTLKALRAGVGWGQEQFQLLLQESRGGEAGSGPADDMGLEELRYRWMLYKSKLKDVGDLRAQLSIKGVRATKEEPAKAKRAQKQQKSGFLQRVCRLALPLWLLLLALLLLAFLLPLMDESSSCSLSNNFARSFNIMLRYDGPPPT; this is translated from the exons ATGacgcagcaggagcagcaggagttCAGGGAGAGCCTGGAGGCGGCCCTGTCCTGGATGCAGGCCGTCCAGGAGAGGCTGAGGGCCAACGACAACACCCAGGGGCCTCGCGACGCCCTGGAGGCCCGGCTCAGGGAGACAGAG AAAATCCATGAGTCCGAGCACGAGGGTCGTGTGAAGATGGACATGGTGCTGGTGGCAGCCGAGGTCCTTTTGCAGAGCGGAGACGAAGAGCTAAGGAACCACACCCACGCTAAACTCAAAGACCTCAAAACGCTATGGGAGGAGACCTGCACCTACATCATCCACTGTCACAG TCGCATCGAGTGGGTGTGGCTGCACTGGACTGAGTACCTGAAGGCCTATGAGGAATTTGAGCTGTGGCTGACTCGGCAGCAGCGCAGCCTGGATGCCCGCGTGGAGCTGCAGCTGGGGGTGAAGGAGAAGCTGTGGCAGGTGGACCAGCAGAGGGTGGTGGTGAGCGACATCCATGGCCAGGCCACACTGCTGGAGAGGCTGCTGGACGAGGCCGCCGCCCTGCACAACCGAACCCAGGACCCCAGTGTGGAGCCCGAGGCCCAagagaggctgcaggaggccTACAATGACGTCCGGGACAGGGCCGAG GAGCGTCTGTCGCTGCTTCAAAAGATCGCTGAGGAGCACCAGATGTACCAAGGCTGCGTTCAGAGGTTCCAGTCCTGGCTGCTGACGAAGACAAAGGAGCTGACTGATCtggtggagagggaggacaCAGCCGAGAACAGACTCAAAGCCTTACAA GCCCTGGACGACAGCGTAGCCAGCGAGGAGAAAACCCTGCAGCACATCGAGGGCGTTGCAGAGGCGGTGAGGACCAACACCTCCCCGGCGGGGGccgaggtggtggtggaggaggctgaggagctgAGGCTTGGCTGGCAGAGGCTGCGGCAGGGCCTGTGCGAAGTCGGGGAGGGCCTCCGCTTCAGCCTGGACTCCCACAGCCAGTACCTGACCCGGTGCCACCGACTGGGGGACGGCATTGGGCGCCTCACGGTGCTGCTCCAGGGGCTGGACCGCGAGCTGGAGGAGGGCCGCGACGCCGGGGACCGGGGCGACCGCACTGAGGAGCAGATGGTGGGCCAGTGGAGGAAATACACG GGCGTGAGGAACACCCTCTCAGCCGAGGAGTCAGAGGTGGAGCACCTCAAGGCTCAGCTCAAAGAACTCTTCCGATTCTCTGAGGACTCCCGCCACCTTTCCGATGACGTCCTGGCGGTCGTCAAAGAGCATCAGAG TGTGAAATGTCGAGTGACGAGGCTGTGCTCGGAGTCGGAGACGGGGCTGAGGAAGATCCTCCAGGACCCGCTGCTGGTCTTCGCCCAGTGGAGCCACACGGTCTCCCAGGTGCTGGAGGCTTCCGCCGAGGTCACCGACTTCTCCCACATCGCCATGTTGGTCCAGAACATAGAG CGGCTGCTGAAGCGTAGCGTGCAGCTGCAGGAGCGTCTCAGCCTGCTGCAGGTGAAGGGCGACCTGCTGGCCTCGGTGTTTGGCCCCGAAAGGATGGACGGCCTGCAGGGGGAGCTGAGCTCCTCCATCAGGAACAGGGAGCTGCTGCAcactcagctgctgcagaggaagagcaggCTCCAG GGCTTAATCTCAAGAACCAAGGACTTCGGCGATGCCTATGAGTCGATCCGCTCCAAGCTGACGGTCCTCCGAGACCGACTCGTCGCAGCTGACAACCTCCAGCCCGACATTCTGGCCAAGAAGAGCCAGTCGGACCAGCTCAGG GTGATGCAGAAGGACCTGGAGGACTGCGAAGCCCACATCACAGCGCTGGAGACCCTGGTCTCCTCCAGTCCCACCAACAGGACTCAGTTCGAGAGGCTCTATGCTGACTGGAAGCTCCTCTACAAGACGGTCAGG gTGAAAGTGAACGAGAGCGAGGAGAGCATCGCTGACCACGAGAGCTTCCACGACAGCTTGCTGAACGTGGAGAAGTGGCTGATGATCATGAGGCAGAAGCTGGAGTCTTTTCACAGCCCCGCGGGAGAATGGAGCGTAGACAACCGACAACACGAGGCCGAG AGGGCACTAGGGGAGTTCCCAGAGAAGGAGCTTCAGCTACAGCAGATGGAGGCCCAGGGTCTGGGGGTTTTGGAGAGGACTTCAGAGGAGGGAAGGGTCCACATCCTCCGGGACATGAAGCGGCTACGAGAGTCCTGGTTGGCCCTGCACAACCTCAGTCTCAACCTCTACag GCTGCTGAATAGCTCTACAGAGCAGCCAGATTCTGACCGGTGGAGGGTTAGAGGCCTGGCAGGAGACGACACAGCCCTAACAGCAGAGCTCCGTCTGGGGGAGGAAGACAGCCAGATCATGGGAGGAGACTCTGTGAACCAAAGGGGAGGCCAGCCGGAGTACAACCCAGCAGGGGGCCACCGTGCCTGGGCAGACCAGAGCTCAGGgcctgggagaggaagaggcctggagggagaggcagaagaggCGGGGATGACAGTCAACGTCGGGGACAGGGCGAGTTACGGGCAAGTTGGGTGGATTCAGGGCCACGCCAAGGGTCACCTCAGACTGGTCGGACAAGACGAACATCTTAGCCTCAGCCCTTCGAGAACAGCCGAGGGAAGCGGACGCTCCTTCGGAGAAGATGAAGTAGACTCCTCAGCTTGGTCAGGACACATTCACAGCGTTTCCAAAGACCCCGCAGCTGATGGAAGCCCTGAAAGCGGAAGGTCAATAGTGGCGGGAGACAGTGGCCACTTGACAGGAGAGAGGCGGGGAGTAGCGGTGACCACAAAGGTCGGCTACAGCGAGGGCGGCGAGGAGGCAGGGGAAGGCCTCAGCCAAGGAGGAGGTGCTTTCACGTTGTTCAGAAGGGATCCGGCCAAGCAGCAGTCAACACTATCAGCTCAACACATAACG GCGAGCGCAGGGCAGTATGAGGCCAGGAGGAGGGAGTTTGACGCCTGGCTGTGCAGGGAGAATGAACTCCTGTCAGGGGTCCTCAGCACCAAGGGAGGAACGCTCAGCACCAAAGGACTCAAGATCCGGCAGGACACGCTAAAG GCTCTGAGGGCCGGAGTGGGTTGGGGTCAGGAGCAGTTCCAGCTCTTGCTCCAGGAAAGCCGGGGCGGCGAGGCCGGGTCCGGGCCGGCGGACGACATGGGTCTGGAGGAGCTGCGCTACCGCTGGATGCTCTACAAGTCCAAGCTGAAGGACGTGGGAGACCTCAGGGCCCAGCTCAGCATCAAG GGTGTCAGAGCCACAAAAGAGGAGCCTGCCAAGGCAAAAAGGGCGCAAAAG CAGCAGAAGTCCGGGTTCCTGCAGCGGGTGTGTCGTCTCGCCCTTCCCCTCTGGCTCCTCCTGCTCGCTCTGCTCCTCCTGGCCTTCCTGCTGCCTCTCATGGACGAAAGCAGCAGCTGCTCCCTCTCCAACAACTTCGCCCGGTCCTTCAACATCATGCTACGCTACGATGGGCCGCCGCCGACATAG